A region from the Paenibacillus humicola genome encodes:
- a CDS encoding quinone oxidoreductase family protein has translation MKAIVIDRPCEAVDLEARELPDPQPAPGMLTIDVAYIGVGYVDVLLRRGELGSLVPMPVVPGLEVSGYVRAIGEGTEGFYVGQPVVSMTLLDLGGYASVAQVRPELTVPLDRLGGELDMASAAAAIVNLTTAYMTIRNVIRMQEGDNILVHAAAGGLGSFLGQIARHFGAGKVLGTVGSIEKTKLASSLGYDEMFLRSDFIAPIKQLVGTRGLDAVLDPVGGSTRTLSQQLLRPMGEMVMLGNASGEADVHQSSNEIWLSNKSLKGFNIGGYSQHNPAEVGQAAEEALRLLANGEIRAELFGVFPLEKASDAHELLEEKNTVGKLLLKV, from the coding sequence ATGAAAGCGATTGTGATCGATCGGCCTTGCGAGGCTGTAGACCTGGAAGCGAGGGAGCTTCCGGATCCCCAGCCGGCACCGGGCATGCTTACCATTGATGTGGCTTACATTGGAGTCGGGTATGTGGATGTGCTGCTGCGGCGTGGGGAGCTCGGATCTCTTGTGCCGATGCCGGTTGTGCCGGGGCTCGAGGTATCGGGATACGTAAGGGCCATCGGGGAAGGAACGGAAGGCTTCTATGTCGGACAGCCTGTGGTATCCATGACGCTGCTGGATTTGGGCGGATATGCATCCGTGGCCCAGGTGAGGCCGGAGCTGACGGTCCCTCTGGATCGGCTCGGAGGGGAGCTTGACATGGCTTCCGCCGCGGCAGCGATCGTCAATCTGACAACGGCATATATGACGATCCGAAACGTCATCCGCATGCAGGAAGGCGACAACATTCTCGTTCACGCGGCGGCAGGCGGGCTCGGCAGCTTTTTGGGCCAAATCGCAAGGCATTTCGGAGCAGGCAAGGTGCTGGGCACCGTTGGCAGTATCGAGAAAACAAAGCTCGCCTCTTCTCTCGGTTACGACGAAATGTTTCTCCGATCCGATTTTATCGCGCCGATCAAGCAGCTGGTCGGGACACGCGGACTCGATGCCGTACTTGATCCGGTTGGAGGCAGCACCCGTACGCTCAGCCAGCAGCTGCTTCGTCCTATGGGGGAAATGGTCATGTTAGGGAACGCCAGCGGTGAAGCAGATGTTCATCAATCCTCCAACGAGATCTGGTTATCCAACAAGTCCCTGAAAGGTTTCAATATTGGAGGATACAGCCAGCACAATCCTGCCGAAGTCGGTCAAGCGGCAGAAGAGGCGCTTCGCCTGCTGGCGAACGGGGAGATCAGGGCGGAATTGTTCGGCGTGTTTCCTTTGGAGAAGGCTTCCGATGCCCATGAGCTGCTGGAGGAGAAAAACACCGTGGGCAAACTTTTGCTGAAAGTATGA
- a CDS encoding cold-shock protein: MQTGTVKWFNAEKGFGFIQVEGGEDVFVHFSAIAGDGFKSLDEGQRVEFNVVQGNRGQQAENVVKIY, encoded by the coding sequence ATGCAAACAGGAACAGTTAAATGGTTTAACGCAGAAAAGGGATTTGGTTTTATTCAGGTCGAAGGCGGCGAAGACGTATTCGTACATTTTAGCGCGATCGCAGGAGACGGGTTCAAGTCCCTTGATGAAGGGCAGAGAGTAGAATTTAACGTGGTTCAAGGGAACCGCGGACAGCAAGCTGAAAACGTCGTAAAAATTTACTAA
- a CDS encoding cold-shock protein: MSYSWNKPLENLPEEITTIWSCMREECKVWMRDSFSFKEQPVCPLCKTFMISSEKILPILVSSDQEIKHYRKKQRAAAISSHDA, translated from the coding sequence ATGTCTTATTCATGGAATAAACCGCTGGAGAATTTACCCGAAGAAATAACCACCATCTGGTCTTGTATGAGAGAAGAATGCAAGGTCTGGATGAGGGACAGCTTCTCGTTCAAAGAGCAACCCGTTTGCCCGTTATGTAAGACATTCATGATCAGCAGCGAAAAAATTCTACCGATCCTCGTCTCCTCGGATCAAGAAATCAAACATTACAGGAAGAAACAACGAGCAGCCGCGATTTCATCGCATGATGCATGA
- a CDS encoding helix-turn-helix transcriptional regulator, which produces MSTESGRLKVLGDFLKSRRERLQPEQAGISGSYGRRRTPGLRREEVAVLAGVSVTYYTWLEQGREVTASREVMESIGRALQLSPDERLHLLRLWSPEKSFAPHGPGSVKPEWQKIIDQLAYPAFIANDRTEVLAWNRAASAIIADFQPMSDRDRVLMNIFFTDPYYRNHISNWDDFARYSVAVFRSNYDRHSGDSWFGETAERLAEESAEFGSLWLLHDIQLKKASPFILNHPRAGLLSFEINSFVSLNGSTDPHCCIYTPIAGTPTEQRLKEFLEATGR; this is translated from the coding sequence ATGTCCACGGAAAGCGGCAGATTGAAGGTCTTGGGAGATTTTCTAAAGTCCCGCAGGGAACGCCTTCAGCCCGAACAGGCCGGGATTTCGGGTTCCTACGGCCGGAGGAGAACTCCCGGGCTTCGCAGGGAGGAGGTCGCTGTACTGGCCGGCGTGAGCGTCACCTATTATACATGGCTGGAGCAGGGACGGGAGGTGACGGCTTCCAGGGAGGTTATGGAAAGCATCGGTCGGGCGCTTCAACTGTCTCCGGACGAACGACTGCATTTGCTCCGCTTGTGGAGTCCCGAGAAGTCCTTCGCGCCACACGGTCCGGGCAGCGTAAAGCCCGAGTGGCAAAAGATTATCGACCAATTGGCTTATCCGGCTTTTATCGCCAATGATCGAACGGAAGTGCTCGCGTGGAACCGGGCGGCCAGCGCGATCATCGCCGACTTTCAGCCGATGTCCGATCGGGATCGCGTCCTGATGAATATCTTTTTTACGGACCCGTATTACCGCAATCATATTTCGAACTGGGATGATTTTGCTCGATACTCCGTGGCGGTATTCCGCTCGAATTACGATCGTCATTCGGGTGACTCCTGGTTCGGGGAAACGGCCGAACGTCTGGCGGAAGAAAGCGCGGAATTCGGCTCCCTGTGGCTGCTGCACGATATTCAGCTGAAAAAAGCGAGCCCATTCATCCTGAACCACCCCCGGGCGGGGTTGCTGTCGTTTGAAATCAACTCCTTCGTCAGCCTGAACGGCAGCACGGATCCTCATTGCTGTATCTATACGCCTATCGCGGGTACACCTACAGAGCAGAGATTAAAGGAATTTCTTGAGGCGACCGGACGATAG
- a CDS encoding aldo/keto reductase: MKYTSLGKSGLKVSRLCLGTMNFGWTTEEKDAFRIMDAALDAGINFFDTANQYALGRTEEIIGNWFSQGGGRRERTVLATKVYNDMHDDNDGPNREAGLSAYKIRRHLEGSLRRLQTDHIELYQMHHIDRNASWAELWNAFETAVHQGKIGYVGSSNFAGWDIAVAQGEAKARGILGLVSEQHKYNLLCRLPELEVLPASQSLGLGVIPWSPLDGGLLAGNALRGSAGGRSGDTKRLEQHRPQLEAFAKLCGELGEREDVVALAWLLANPAVTAPITGVRTMEQFERTLRAVELELDEATLKRLDEIFPGPGGDAPRAYAW, translated from the coding sequence ATGAAGTACACATCATTGGGAAAATCGGGCCTGAAGGTCAGCCGGCTGTGCCTCGGCACGATGAACTTCGGCTGGACTACGGAAGAGAAGGATGCGTTTCGCATCATGGATGCGGCGCTCGATGCGGGCATCAACTTTTTCGATACGGCTAATCAATACGCCTTGGGCCGCACGGAGGAAATCATCGGCAACTGGTTCAGCCAAGGCGGCGGGCGCCGCGAGCGCACCGTACTCGCGACGAAGGTGTACAACGACATGCATGACGACAACGACGGACCGAACCGCGAAGCCGGCTTGTCCGCCTATAAAATCCGCCGCCACCTGGAAGGCTCGCTGCGCCGCCTGCAAACGGACCATATCGAGCTGTACCAGATGCACCATATTGACCGGAACGCGAGCTGGGCCGAGCTGTGGAACGCGTTTGAAACGGCCGTTCATCAAGGCAAAATCGGCTACGTCGGCTCAAGCAATTTCGCCGGCTGGGATATCGCGGTCGCGCAGGGCGAAGCGAAAGCGCGCGGCATTCTCGGCCTCGTCTCCGAGCAGCATAAGTATAATCTGCTCTGCCGCCTGCCGGAGCTGGAAGTGCTGCCGGCGTCGCAAAGCCTCGGCCTCGGTGTCATTCCGTGGAGTCCGCTCGACGGCGGCCTGCTTGCGGGCAATGCGCTGCGGGGCAGCGCGGGCGGACGCAGCGGCGACACCAAGCGGCTCGAGCAGCACCGTCCGCAGCTCGAAGCGTTCGCCAAGCTGTGCGGCGAGCTCGGGGAGCGCGAGGACGTCGTGGCGCTGGCCTGGCTGCTCGCCAACCCGGCGGTGACCGCGCCGATTACCGGCGTCCGCACGATGGAGCAGTTCGAGCGCACACTGCGCGCCGTCGAGCTGGAGCTGGACGAGGCGACGCTGAAGCGGCTCGACGAAATTTTCCCCGGTCCGGGCGGAGATGCGCCGCGCGCTTACGCGTGGTAA
- a CDS encoding CBS domain-containing protein, translating to MDIKSFLYPKNEVSYLMTSSNMKEALDKLEASQYTAIPILDEDGKYFGTLSEGDLLWKLKATPGLGFDTMHEIPVISIKKRLKIECVEIGADLDDMLALAADQNFVPVVNADRVFLGIIRRKDIIEYYTRNIAD from the coding sequence GTGGACATCAAGTCGTTTCTGTATCCGAAGAACGAGGTCTCTTACCTCATGACCTCATCCAATATGAAAGAAGCGTTGGATAAATTGGAGGCGAGCCAGTATACGGCAATTCCGATTTTGGATGAAGACGGCAAATATTTCGGGACGTTATCCGAAGGAGATTTGTTATGGAAGCTGAAGGCTACGCCCGGCCTCGGCTTCGATACGATGCACGAAATTCCTGTCATCTCCATCAAAAAACGATTGAAAATCGAATGCGTCGAGATCGGCGCCGATTTGGACGATATGCTGGCTCTGGCGGCCGATCAGAATTTTGTTCCGGTCGTCAACGCCGATCGTGTCTTCCTCGGAATTATACGCCGCAAAGATATCATTGAATACTATACCCGGAATATTGCGGATTAG
- a CDS encoding MerR family transcriptional regulator gives MRSEQEQSLTVGELARKCGVTVRTLQYYDKSGLLIPSGYSEGGRRMYSRRDIIRLQQILFLKSMGFSLREIKRKVLPADSTAELSQVFKHQRMLLAQQMAQLQQTITQLDKSMEELESDNEIGIERLLMITRASRADNPYSFLTRHISKEQIAYFMERFDEDGAADFYPKLQALTAKLMELYQRNEKPDGMEGQQLAEMWWSVVTRMTGKDLIFIRDMGAVIMNESSWPPEASDLKEATLSFLREAVLTYLRHNKITLPKEEARES, from the coding sequence ATGCGCAGCGAGCAGGAGCAATCTCTCACGGTGGGTGAACTTGCACGAAAATGCGGCGTGACGGTACGCACCTTGCAGTATTACGACAAAAGCGGGCTCTTGATCCCGAGCGGGTACAGCGAGGGCGGACGACGCATGTACAGCAGGAGAGATATCATTCGGCTGCAGCAGATTCTTTTTCTAAAATCGATGGGCTTTTCTTTAAGGGAGATCAAGCGGAAAGTGCTGCCGGCGGATTCGACTGCCGAACTGTCTCAGGTCTTCAAGCATCAAAGAATGTTATTGGCTCAGCAAATGGCGCAGCTTCAACAGACGATTACCCAGCTGGATAAGAGCATGGAGGAGCTCGAATCGGACAACGAAATTGGAATCGAAAGACTTCTGATGATCACGAGGGCATCCAGAGCGGACAATCCTTACTCTTTTTTAACCCGCCATATTTCCAAGGAACAGATCGCCTATTTCATGGAGCGGTTTGACGAAGATGGCGCGGCGGATTTCTATCCAAAACTGCAGGCATTAACGGCGAAGCTCATGGAGCTGTACCAAAGGAACGAGAAGCCTGACGGCATGGAAGGCCAGCAATTGGCGGAGATGTGGTGGAGCGTTGTCACGCGGATGACCGGTAAGGATCTGATCTTCATTCGCGATATGGGGGCTGTCATCATGAACGAGAGCAGTTGGCCGCCGGAAGCCTCCGATTTGAAAGAAGCGACGCTCTCTTTTTTGAGAGAAGCGGTTCTGACTTATTTGCGGCATAACAAGATCACACTGCCCAAGGAGGAAGCTCGTGAATCGTAA
- a CDS encoding helix-turn-helix domain-containing protein, which yields MLNLLIVEDEAPFREGLLTMVDWAKLDIRIDGIVENGFKALSYLESGTIDILLTDIRMPILDGLQLIAQVNHRKLDTACVLISGYNDFDNAQKAIRLGAWDFLTKPCSPKQVEATFRKVVQRIYERHSEQDNVNQLLKHIPIAKSHVLLQWLHHPLQSFEHRIERMAELNMRIHPEQIVAMAVTLDRKTYNQLHYSQQDLEILTYAAANIVQETLERVLLQPVEVVHDDLDIAVVINGASESMTLRLRDGLRAVQANLNAYLKLTSSIGISGTHASIDQLNMAYREAREALQFRFYQGTGKEYYYRELCGSRDPDHKTVVDWEQLNMEQSIVEHLRSGLFAEALNVTETWLGRFQQVNTGSIRKIHIQTMSLLTRLIQLAEERDLHYRDWAASYLPRVEQMEQIETIDELSGLIYGAMREFIELLNPNKTLRRIVQQAVRYIEANYNSSELSLSGAANELFVSNTYLSTLFKQELGINFLDYAHQYRIEKAKGLLQAGNAKIHAVAKELGYFDEAHFTRTFKKWAGMSPSQYRKTTRLPDRFS from the coding sequence ATGCTGAATTTATTGATCGTAGAGGACGAGGCTCCTTTTCGCGAAGGGCTGCTCACGATGGTCGATTGGGCCAAGCTGGATATCCGGATCGACGGCATTGTTGAAAACGGTTTCAAAGCGCTGTCCTACCTGGAGTCGGGGACGATTGACATTTTGCTCACGGATATTCGGATGCCCATCCTGGACGGATTGCAGCTCATCGCTCAAGTAAATCACCGGAAACTGGATACCGCCTGTGTTCTCATTTCCGGCTACAACGATTTTGACAACGCGCAAAAAGCGATTCGCCTCGGGGCCTGGGATTTCTTGACCAAGCCTTGTTCTCCGAAGCAGGTGGAAGCGACGTTCCGCAAAGTCGTACAACGGATTTACGAGCGGCATTCCGAGCAGGATAACGTGAATCAGCTGCTGAAGCATATCCCCATCGCCAAATCCCACGTGCTGCTGCAATGGCTGCATCATCCCTTGCAATCCTTCGAGCATCGAATCGAACGAATGGCCGAGCTGAATATGCGGATTCATCCGGAACAAATCGTGGCGATGGCCGTCACATTGGATCGTAAAACGTATAATCAACTGCATTACAGCCAGCAGGATCTGGAAATCTTAACGTATGCGGCCGCCAATATCGTGCAAGAAACGCTGGAACGCGTGCTGCTTCAGCCGGTGGAGGTGGTTCATGACGATTTGGATATTGCCGTCGTTATAAACGGCGCCTCCGAATCGATGACGTTGAGACTGAGAGACGGGCTTCGAGCCGTTCAAGCCAATCTGAACGCCTATTTGAAGCTGACCTCCAGCATCGGTATCAGTGGCACGCACGCTTCTATCGATCAGCTGAACATGGCTTACCGGGAGGCGCGAGAGGCTCTGCAATTCAGATTTTACCAAGGTACCGGAAAAGAATATTATTATCGCGAATTATGCGGCTCGCGCGACCCGGACCACAAGACGGTTGTTGACTGGGAACAGTTAAACATGGAACAGTCCATTGTGGAGCACCTTCGCTCCGGTTTATTCGCCGAGGCTCTGAACGTGACGGAAACGTGGCTGGGCCGGTTTCAGCAAGTGAATACCGGCTCGATCCGAAAAATTCATATTCAAACGATGTCCCTGCTTACCCGTCTGATTCAGCTCGCAGAAGAACGGGACTTGCATTATCGGGATTGGGCCGCCAGCTACCTGCCGCGAGTCGAGCAAATGGAACAAATCGAAACCATCGACGAGCTGTCCGGCTTAATCTATGGAGCAATGCGTGAATTCATCGAGCTGCTGAATCCCAATAAGACGCTGCGGCGAATCGTTCAGCAGGCTGTCCGGTACATCGAAGCGAATTACAACTCTTCGGAGTTGTCTTTATCCGGCGCCGCGAACGAATTGTTCGTGTCCAATACCTATCTGTCCACGTTGTTCAAGCAGGAGCTTGGCATCAATTTTTTGGACTACGCGCATCAGTACCGGATCGAGAAGGCCAAAGGCCTTCTTCAAGCCGGGAATGCCAAGATTCACGCCGTCGCGAAGGAATTGGGTTATTTTGACGAAGCCCATTTCACGCGAACCTTCAAGAAATGGGCGGGCATGTCGCCATCGCAATACCGGAAGACAACCCGGCTGCCAGATCGTTTCAGTTGA
- a CDS encoding polysaccharide deacetylase family protein: MMNLKTRILILSLLLLGLTAFCCILTIQAYHSRLPLVGRLFYGVGSAASAGESEGTTPMYTGLKPGIDQPQGVYYKKRVLVLMYHEVEPKPSDPSALPAEKLERQLELMKANNFHWITMDQYRNFVLHGDPVPNNAVLMTFDDGYESFYQYAYPILRKYGVPATSFLIVGTVGNPRHPGVPKLNWDQVKEMSKHGISFYNHSYDSHLYEPTDAKGRHLIPALTGRIYLKDKGRRETEKEYEQRVTADLEKANAVLERELGAQNHVLAFPYGAFSKPLLDICAKLGIDVTLTVKEGLDKPGQRNGFRLNAGGTQNNPELQLALMKQASKRLGHAHFDRSPEQKREALWTLAAMAVVAALLAEAARRLLREKRSPGPPSQGPGASFPPAPGTGTPAIP, encoded by the coding sequence ATGATGAACTTAAAAACGAGAATCCTCATTCTATCCTTGTTGTTGCTTGGGCTGACCGCGTTTTGCTGCATCCTGACGATCCAGGCCTATCATTCGCGGCTGCCGCTTGTCGGACGGTTATTCTACGGCGTCGGCAGCGCGGCAAGCGCCGGCGAATCGGAGGGAACGACGCCGATGTACACCGGACTGAAGCCCGGTATCGACCAGCCGCAAGGCGTATACTACAAGAAGCGCGTGCTTGTGCTGATGTATCACGAAGTCGAGCCCAAGCCGAGCGATCCCAGCGCGCTGCCCGCCGAGAAGCTAGAGCGCCAGCTCGAACTGATGAAGGCTAACAATTTTCACTGGATTACGATGGATCAATACCGAAACTTCGTCCTGCACGGGGATCCGGTTCCCAATAACGCGGTGCTAATGACCTTTGATGACGGTTACGAATCGTTCTACCAGTACGCCTACCCGATTTTGCGCAAGTACGGGGTACCGGCAACCAGCTTCCTGATTGTCGGCACGGTGGGCAACCCCCGGCACCCAGGGGTTCCCAAGCTAAATTGGGACCAGGTGAAAGAAATGAGCAAGCACGGGATTTCGTTCTACAACCATTCGTACGACTCGCATCTGTATGAGCCGACGGACGCGAAGGGCCGGCATCTGATTCCGGCGTTGACCGGTCGTATTTATTTGAAAGACAAAGGCAGGCGGGAGACGGAGAAAGAATATGAACAGCGGGTGACTGCCGATCTGGAAAAGGCAAACGCCGTCCTGGAGCGGGAGCTCGGCGCTCAAAACCATGTACTGGCCTTTCCCTACGGCGCTTTTTCGAAGCCGCTGCTCGACATCTGCGCGAAGCTCGGTATTGATGTAACGCTGACGGTCAAGGAAGGTCTTGACAAACCGGGCCAACGGAACGGATTCCGTCTCAACGCCGGCGGCACACAGAACAACCCCGAGCTGCAGCTGGCGCTGATGAAGCAGGCATCGAAAAGGCTCGGGCACGCCCACTTCGACCGCTCGCCCGAACAGAAGCGCGAGGCGCTGTGGACGCTCGCGGCTATGGCGGTCGTCGCCGCTCTGTTGGCCGAGGCGGCGCGCAGACTGCTGCGGGAGAAGCGTTCTCCGGGTCCGCCTTCGCAGGGACCGGGGGCATCCTTCCCTCCTGCGCCCGGGACCGGTACGCCGGCAATTCCCTGA
- a CDS encoding CHAP domain-containing protein, with protein sequence MACQGTHTRVENVRLLISEMGMALDHLLKKQEAAVHLYGVSTLASMLAMMRGQNSELASIAGLLCHYYFYKTGINDFPGPNSAEAARPLIRDTGIFTPEEQTAIFRAIFYQDIRDRVHGPFEEIIKDAIVLHHFFRKSGRQPLPPSDVKRLRRILNDLTISAQWEEEPMIHDTQTSGNTKDKRRLLADISEELASQNIIGIPDDERYREICKYWPESDIYEVLRGSWCAAFVYHCCREAGILLPIRYPNGCCRFAGVAAWLEWAKRTGFFFYDGQEDYTPERGDIVIYEKLLSDESHDHIGIVLGCDDKEILVAEGNRDNQNYSCVFRRNRRHCILGYIRIDNDYHYEFDGCYNPKTTS encoded by the coding sequence ATGGCCTGTCAAGGTACGCATACGCGGGTTGAAAACGTTCGGCTGCTCATCAGTGAAATGGGAATGGCTTTGGATCATTTACTTAAAAAACAGGAAGCAGCTGTACATCTTTACGGAGTATCGACGTTGGCATCAATGCTTGCGATGATGAGAGGACAAAATTCGGAACTTGCATCTATCGCGGGGTTGCTTTGCCACTATTACTTCTATAAAACCGGAATCAACGATTTTCCCGGGCCGAATAGCGCCGAAGCCGCGAGACCCCTGATAAGAGATACCGGTATTTTTACGCCGGAGGAACAAACCGCCATCTTTCGGGCAATATTCTACCAGGATATCCGAGATCGTGTCCATGGCCCATTTGAGGAGATCATCAAGGACGCTATAGTGCTTCATCATTTTTTTCGAAAATCGGGCCGCCAGCCATTACCGCCGTCAGACGTTAAAAGGCTTCGCCGTATATTGAACGATTTAACAATCTCGGCACAATGGGAAGAAGAGCCAATGATCCATGATACACAAACGAGCGGGAACACGAAAGACAAGCGCCGCTTGTTAGCCGACATTTCTGAAGAGCTCGCGAGCCAAAACATTATCGGCATACCAGATGATGAACGATATCGGGAAATCTGCAAGTATTGGCCGGAATCCGATATTTATGAGGTCTTAAGAGGGAGCTGGTGCGCGGCATTCGTGTACCACTGCTGTAGGGAAGCGGGCATCCTGCTGCCGATTCGTTACCCGAACGGCTGCTGCAGATTTGCCGGCGTAGCCGCCTGGTTGGAATGGGCGAAACGAACCGGATTCTTCTTTTATGATGGGCAGGAAGATTATACACCGGAACGCGGCGACATCGTTATCTATGAGAAGCTTTTATCCGATGAATCTCATGACCACATCGGGATTGTTCTCGGATGCGATGACAAAGAAATTCTGGTTGCCGAGGGGAATAGGGATAATCAAAATTATTCTTGTGTTTTTCGCAGGAACAGGCGGCATTGCATTCTCGGTTATATCCGGATCGACAACGATTACCACTATGAATTTGATGGCTGTTATAATCCAAAAACAACAAGTTAA
- a CDS encoding phosphotransferase enzyme family protein encodes MREQPKISTEHLRSRIQEQYLLRLIQLEFLPLGFDFQAGVFRAVSDQDAAYLIKVTSRPLYEPGCLVPRYLNDQGIDCVVAPVPTASGSLWIQVEGWTVMVYPFICGESSFTELSDGQWEKTGAVFKRIHRIALPAAGFESIRKETFNPKEYARRVRDFEDVHAHSIGKSAVERKLRAVWMAHRTTIHTVVTGMEKLGNALQKQKLTYVICHADLHPANLIRRDNEVFVIDWDEIMLAPKERDFIFVAQPEAHPFFAGYGDAEMDWPALTYYLLERVIQDLIECAQDVCFRDDLGEDSKEDALRLFQAILEVDGGFIDTAVTAGKHLPSDLMFRIEK; translated from the coding sequence ATGAGAGAACAACCAAAGATATCAACGGAACACCTTCGTTCCCGTATTCAGGAGCAGTATCTTTTGAGGCTGATCCAGCTTGAGTTTCTTCCGCTAGGATTTGATTTTCAAGCCGGCGTATTCCGTGCGGTGAGCGATCAAGATGCGGCCTACTTAATCAAAGTCACGTCCAGGCCCTTGTATGAACCCGGTTGTCTGGTTCCTCGCTACCTCAACGATCAAGGCATTGATTGCGTCGTAGCTCCTGTCCCTACCGCGTCTGGTTCATTGTGGATTCAGGTGGAGGGCTGGACGGTCATGGTCTACCCGTTTATCTGCGGCGAGTCAAGCTTTACCGAGCTGTCGGACGGGCAGTGGGAGAAGACAGGTGCCGTCTTTAAACGAATACACCGGATCGCGCTGCCGGCTGCCGGCTTCGAGTCCATACGAAAAGAGACCTTTAATCCGAAGGAATATGCCCGGCGGGTTCGTGACTTCGAGGATGTACACGCGCACTCAATAGGCAAAAGCGCGGTAGAACGCAAGCTTCGGGCCGTGTGGATGGCCCATCGGACCACGATTCACACGGTGGTAACCGGAATGGAGAAGCTGGGGAATGCACTCCAAAAACAGAAATTAACGTACGTCATTTGTCACGCGGACCTGCATCCGGCCAACCTGATTCGTAGAGATAACGAGGTGTTTGTCATCGATTGGGATGAGATCATGCTGGCTCCGAAAGAGCGCGATTTCATTTTCGTTGCGCAGCCCGAGGCCCATCCGTTTTTTGCCGGATATGGAGACGCGGAAATGGACTGGCCGGCGCTCACTTATTACCTTTTGGAACGGGTAATTCAGGATTTGATCGAGTGCGCGCAAGACGTCTGCTTCAGGGATGATCTGGGGGAAGACAGCAAGGAGGACGCCTTGCGGCTATTTCAAGCGATCCTGGAAGTGGATGGGGGCTTCATCGATACAGCCGTGACGGCGGGGAAGCATCTCCCATCCGACCTCATGTTCCGCATCGAAAAGTGA
- a CDS encoding SDR family oxidoreductase — translation MKVLFIGGTGLISTAASKLAVQQGFDLYLLNRGNRDTFIPEGATVLRGDIHNRDEMESLLSNSHFDIVVNWIVFHKEDIERDINYFTGKTNQYIFISTAATYQRPPAYYILDESTPQHNPGWDYAVNKIACEERLIREYREKGFPMTIVRPSHTYGDTSIPFAITSWAHPWTIIDRILKGKKIIVPGDGTSLWTITHNTDFAKGLVGLLGNTQTLGHAFHITSDEVKTWDQYLAAIGQAIGVEPQPIHITSECISRAMPEFKAPLFGDTCNSYVLDNSKIKRFVPGYTATTSFEHGIRQSIAYFRQHPELQTVDEALNAKMDQLIAAYEAFLTSV, via the coding sequence ATGAAAGTCTTATTTATCGGCGGAACCGGTCTCATCAGCACGGCGGCTTCCAAGCTGGCGGTTCAGCAGGGATTTGATCTGTATCTTTTAAACCGGGGCAATCGGGACACGTTTATACCGGAAGGCGCCACGGTGCTTCGCGGCGACATCCATAATCGCGACGAAATGGAGTCGCTTTTGAGCAACAGCCATTTTGATATCGTGGTCAACTGGATTGTTTTTCATAAGGAAGATATCGAGCGGGACATCAACTATTTTACGGGTAAAACCAACCAGTATATCTTCATTAGTACGGCGGCTACTTATCAGCGGCCTCCGGCTTATTACATTTTGGACGAGTCCACCCCGCAGCACAATCCCGGATGGGACTATGCCGTGAATAAAATCGCCTGCGAGGAACGGCTTATCCGGGAATACCGCGAAAAGGGCTTTCCGATGACGATCGTGAGACCGTCCCATACCTACGGCGATACCAGCATACCTTTCGCCATCACAAGCTGGGCCCACCCGTGGACGATTATCGATCGGATCCTGAAGGGCAAAAAAATCATTGTCCCCGGCGACGGCACGTCTTTGTGGACCATTACCCACAATACCGATTTTGCAAAAGGGCTGGTAGGTTTATTAGGAAATACGCAGACGCTCGGCCATGCCTTCCATATTACCTCCGACGAGGTCAAAACGTGGGACCAGTACCTTGCCGCCATCGGACAAGCGATCGGTGTGGAGCCTCAGCCGATTCACATTACCTCCGAATGCATCTCGCGGGCTATGCCGGAATTCAAGGCTCCGCTGTTCGGCGATACGTGCAACAGCTATGTACTGGACAACAGCAAAATTAAACGGTTTGTCCCCGGATATACGGCAACCACCAGCTTCGAGCACGGGATTCGGCAATCCATCGCCTATTTCAGGCAGCACCCCGAGCTGCAAACGGTAGATGAAGCACTCAATGCCAAAATGGATCAATTAATTGCCGCTTACGAGGCGTTTTTGACGAGTGTTTGA